A stretch of Actinomycetes bacterium DNA encodes these proteins:
- a CDS encoding GntR family transcriptional regulator, whose amino-acid sequence MASVDRASPLPLWAQVESDLRRRMDRGEFDERFPTDEELVDSYEVSRHTAREAVRRLSQEGLVVRERGRGTVLAGGHVEQPLDSMYSLFEAVEAGGLEQTSEVLGQRTVTDAEAAGALGLEPDASLVLIERLRRADGEPLAVDRVWLPEQVGTPLAGTDWSHTSLYEQLAQHGTGRPDSGWERVRAVMPSQQDAERLGLDGPDAVFCLERLGQVADRPVEWRRSLVRADRFAVVTRFEAGRTEASLRLTNYGDSRK is encoded by the coding sequence ATGGCTTCGGTCGACAGGGCTTCCCCCCTACCGCTGTGGGCGCAGGTCGAGTCCGACCTGCGGCGTCGCATGGACCGCGGCGAATTCGACGAGCGATTCCCCACTGACGAGGAACTGGTCGACTCCTACGAGGTGAGCCGGCACACCGCGCGCGAAGCGGTGAGGCGGCTCTCCCAGGAAGGTCTGGTGGTACGCGAACGCGGCCGTGGCACCGTGCTCGCCGGCGGCCATGTGGAGCAACCGCTCGACTCGATGTACTCCCTGTTCGAGGCGGTGGAGGCCGGCGGGCTCGAGCAGACCTCGGAGGTACTGGGCCAGCGAACGGTCACCGACGCCGAGGCGGCCGGCGCGCTCGGTCTGGAACCGGACGCATCGCTGGTGCTGATCGAGCGGCTCCGCCGCGCGGATGGTGAGCCGCTGGCAGTCGACCGGGTCTGGTTGCCCGAGCAGGTGGGCACCCCGTTGGCAGGCACCGACTGGTCCCATACGAGCCTGTATGAACAACTTGCCCAGCACGGCACCGGACGACCCGATTCGGGTTGGGAGCGCGTACGTGCCGTCATGCCGTCTCAGCAGGACGCCGAGCGGCTGGGCCTCGACGGCCCTGATGCCGTGTTCTGCCTCGAGCGACTCGGCCAGGTCGCCGACAGACCGGTCGAGTGGCGCCGCAGCCTCGTGCGTGCGGACCGATTCGCGGTGGTCACGCGATTCGAGGCCGGCCGAACCGAGGCCTCGCTGCGCCTCACCAACTACGGCGACAGCCGCAAGTAG
- a CDS encoding sulfite exporter TauE/SafE family protein, which produces MQTALILGLAALIGLALGAAGGGGSILAVPVLVGVAGLAVTEATTASLIVVGTAAAIGLASDLRTGRVRLAPGVVFGLTGIGGAAVGTTLNRGLDEGVLLIGFAALMVVVAGRMALNLRKQAAGPSSSVPSDPPTTGGEPVPAAGERAALSLQRVGESAAQVTTRRGRVRNCRIVAGINTCQLVRIVAAGTAVGLLTGLFGVGGGFIIVPALVLVLDFDIRSATATSLVVIAINSAVALALRADLGSVDWGIVAPFTALATAGVLLGRRVAHRLPARTLSVALTVLVLAMAAWTAVQGVTALA; this is translated from the coding sequence ATGCAGACGGCGCTGATCCTCGGCCTCGCAGCACTGATCGGACTCGCACTCGGCGCGGCCGGCGGCGGAGGGTCAATCCTCGCTGTGCCCGTGCTCGTGGGCGTGGCCGGCCTCGCCGTAACCGAAGCCACCACGGCGTCGCTGATCGTCGTCGGCACAGCTGCCGCGATCGGGCTCGCCTCCGACCTGCGCACCGGTCGAGTGCGCTTGGCGCCCGGGGTCGTGTTCGGCCTGACAGGCATCGGGGGCGCCGCAGTGGGCACCACACTCAACCGCGGACTCGACGAAGGCGTGCTGCTGATCGGCTTCGCAGCACTGATGGTTGTCGTGGCCGGCCGCATGGCCCTCAACCTGCGCAAGCAAGCAGCAGGCCCATCCAGCTCTGTCCCCTCGGACCCCCCGACCACCGGCGGCGAGCCCGTACCCGCTGCGGGCGAGCGCGCCGCGCTGTCGCTGCAACGCGTCGGCGAGTCGGCCGCCCAGGTGACCACCCGCCGCGGCCGCGTGCGCAACTGCAGGATCGTGGCCGGGATCAACACCTGCCAGCTGGTGCGCATCGTCGCCGCAGGCACCGCCGTGGGGCTGCTCACTGGCCTGTTCGGCGTGGGCGGCGGCTTCATCATCGTGCCCGCCCTGGTCCTGGTGCTCGACTTCGACATCCGCTCGGCCACGGCCACATCGCTGGTCGTGATCGCCATCAACAGCGCAGTTGCACTGGCACTCCGGGCGGATCTCGGCTCGGTGGACTGGGGCATCGTTGCCCCGTTCACCGCCCTGGCAACAGCAGGAGTGCTCCTTGGCCGGCGGGTCGCCCACCGACTTCCCGCACGCACCCTCTCGGTCGCCCTGACCGTGCTGGTTCTCGCCATGGCCGCCTGGACCGCAGTCCAGGGCGTCACGGCGCTCGCCTGA